A region of the Fusobacterium sp. SYSU M8D902 genome:
CTTTAGTAAATTTCTTGAAAAATAATAAAAGGATTTTACAAGACCCAAAATTAGAACTAGCTCAAGCAAAAAGAGGGTATGTATATTCGGTTGATTTTGGATATAATACAGGTTCAGAGCTAAGAGATAGACATTATTGTGTGGTATTGGCAGTTCAAGGAAAAGTAGCAAACATAGTTCCTTTTACTTCAAAAAATCCACAAGGGTCAATGATTACGAGGGTAGACTTAGGAATTATTCCTAAATTATCTACAAAAAAAGTTTCTTATGCTTTGGCTAATCAAATAACAACTGTGAGTAAGTCAAGATTAATGACGCCAAGAGTAAAAGGAAAAATGGTCAATGTTAAATTAACTGCTCAACAAATGGAAGCTATAGAAAACGGTTTAGCTTCTTTGTTGTTTAAAAATCCTTGATTTTCATAGAAAAATGTGGTATTATTTAATCACAAAAGAGCTATATGCTCACGTTCATAAGTAAAATGGTCTTTACGACTAAGTTATAGAAAGGGAGTGATAAATCACTCCCTTTACTATTTGGATCTTAGTATTTATGATATTGTTAAAAG
Encoded here:
- a CDS encoding type II toxin-antitoxin system PemK/MazF family toxin produces the protein MTSLVNFLKNNKRILQDPKLELAQAKRGYVYSVDFGYNTGSELRDRHYCVVLAVQGKVANIVPFTSKNPQGSMITRVDLGIIPKLSTKKVSYALANQITTVSKSRLMTPRVKGKMVNVKLTAQQMEAIENGLASLLFKNP